From a region of the Impatiens glandulifera chromosome 4, dImpGla2.1, whole genome shotgun sequence genome:
- the LOC124935907 gene encoding uncharacterized protein LOC124935907, producing the protein MEDNNDVHEWEFLPDEGFLQIHDDHHTVNKIFSSRYSPYNNHLFVTNYFVFPSVRSSLNLPDPKQIHLQSPSDQISLLELELEQPDDDDDDEEIVSDHVSFKKLIAKESEFADMKLDSPKMMRTVLPQIDLGALIQYELDEASSEIHTNKDDDHHPKNSNNWRRNLTGIGAICSFGVVAAAATFCFIILGIKRKNNRGGGYSKLQFKIFSDDNKEHHKNSISMPVSVTRAHISFNLEC; encoded by the coding sequence ATGGAAGATAATAATGATGTTCATGAGTGGGAATTCTTACCTGATGAAGGATTTCTCCAAATCCATGATGATCATCATACCGTAAACAAGATCTTCTCCAGTAGATACTCTCCCTATAATAATCATCTCTTCGTCACTAATTACTTCGTCTTCCCCTCTGTTAGATCATCTCTAAATCTTCCCGATCCAAAACAGATCCATCTCCAGTCTCCTTCCGATCAAATTTCCCTACTAGAACTCGAATTGGAACAGccggatgatgatgatgatgatgaagaaataGTTTCTGATCATGTTTCCTTCAAGAAATTAATAGCCAAGGAAAGTGAATTCGCTGACATGAAATTAGATTCGCCAAAGATGATGAGGACGGTGTTGCCTCAAATCGATTTGGGAGCTTTGATCCAGTATGAATTAGATGAAGCTAGTAGCGAAATCCATACTAACAAAGATGATGATCATCATCCGAAGAACAGCAACAATTGGAGACGGAACTTAACTGGAATTGGAGCAATTTGTTCATTTGGAGTTGTAGCTGCAGCGGCAACTTTCTGCTTCATAATCCTTGGGATCAAACGGAAGAACAATAGAGGAGGAGGATATTCAAAGCTTCAGTTTAAGATCTTCTCAGATGATAACAAGGAACATCATAAGAATTCAATCTCAATGCCTGTTTCAGTCACTAGAGCTCATATATCATTCAATCTTGAATGTTGA